From one Catellatospora sp. IY07-71 genomic stretch:
- a CDS encoding phosphoribosyl-ATP diphosphatase yields MTGVKTFEELFEELQAKVAAGDPTSGTVKAVSAGVHAVGKKVVEEAAESWMAAEHEGPDRAAEEISQLLYQTQVLMLAANLTLKDVYRHL; encoded by the coding sequence ATGACCGGCGTGAAGACGTTCGAGGAGCTGTTCGAGGAGCTGCAGGCCAAGGTGGCCGCTGGTGACCCGACCTCCGGCACGGTCAAGGCGGTCTCCGCAGGCGTGCACGCGGTCGGCAAGAAGGTGGTCGAGGAGGCCGCCGAGTCGTGGATGGCCGCCGAGCATGAGGGCCCGGACCGCGCCGCCGAGGAGATCTCCCAGCTCCTCTACCAGACCCAGGTCCTGATGCTCGCCGCCAACCTCACCCTCAAGGACGTCTACCGACATCTGTGA
- a CDS encoding response regulator has product MEPQAAGHAEVILVVDDDPDIVRVVEVNLRLHGFDVMSAHSGAEALALLEHQRPDLALVDLMMPEMDGLELTRRLRADPMVTALPIIVLTAKALTSDKVAGLAAGADDYIVKPFDTSELIARVRATLRRNQEAREVSPLTGLAGNTRILREIADRLKAGDDYAVCYVDIDRFKSVNDVYGFGRGDLFISALARAMRRATVAAGLPPAFLGHVGGDDFVVVCHPSQLQEITTRAIYDFQKATDALYDPVDSARGYMEVVDRRGKVHEVNMVTLSIGVALSTSRAFGHPSEVVAVASEMKSAAKKHHGNYVAIDQRSDRPSLPQQRVTESDTAAEAPPPA; this is encoded by the coding sequence ATCGAGCCGCAGGCAGCCGGCCATGCCGAGGTGATCCTGGTCGTCGACGACGACCCCGACATCGTGCGCGTGGTGGAGGTCAACCTGCGCCTGCACGGGTTCGACGTGATGAGCGCGCACAGCGGCGCGGAGGCGCTGGCCCTGCTGGAGCATCAGCGACCCGACCTGGCGCTGGTCGACCTGATGATGCCGGAGATGGACGGGCTGGAGCTGACCCGGCGGCTGCGGGCCGACCCGATGGTCACCGCGCTGCCCATCATCGTGCTCACCGCGAAGGCGCTCACCTCGGACAAGGTGGCGGGCCTGGCGGCGGGGGCGGACGACTACATCGTCAAGCCGTTCGACACCTCCGAGCTGATCGCCCGGGTGCGCGCCACGCTGCGCCGCAACCAGGAGGCGCGGGAGGTGTCGCCGCTGACCGGGCTGGCCGGCAACACCCGCATCCTGCGGGAGATCGCCGACCGGCTGAAGGCGGGCGACGACTACGCCGTCTGCTACGTCGACATCGACCGCTTCAAGAGCGTCAACGACGTGTACGGGTTCGGCCGGGGTGACCTGTTCATCAGCGCCCTGGCGCGCGCCATGCGCCGGGCCACGGTCGCCGCGGGGCTGCCGCCCGCGTTCCTGGGCCACGTGGGCGGCGACGACTTCGTGGTGGTCTGCCACCCGTCGCAGCTGCAGGAGATCACCACCCGGGCGATCTACGACTTCCAGAAGGCCACCGACGCGCTCTACGACCCGGTCGACTCGGCGCGCGGCTACATGGAGGTGGTGGACCGGCGCGGCAAGGTGCACGAGGTGAACATGGTCACCCTGTCCATCGGGGTGGCGCTGTCCACCAGCCGCGCCTTCGGTCATCCCAGCGAGGTGGTGGCGGTGGCCTCGGAGATGAAGTCGGCGGCCAAGAAGCACCACGGCAACTACGTGGCCATCGACCAGCGCTCGGACCGCCCGTCCCTGCCCCAGCAGCGCGTCACAGAGAGCGACACCGCCGCCGAGGCACCGCCGCCCGCGTGA
- the rpe gene encoding ribulose-phosphate 3-epimerase — MTADLIIAPSILAADFARLAEEARAVRGAADWLHVDVMDNHFVPNLTIGPPVVESLRRATDIPFDCHLMIEDPVRWAPAYAELGAYNVTFHAEACDDPVALAKDLRAAGTKAGLAIDRDTPIEPYLELLPHFDTLLVMTIKAGFGGQAFMPELLDKVRLARRHANAGHLDIRIEVDGGIADATIEQAALAGADAFVAGTAVYGAHDPAEACRKLRALAEAALVRQATSDSGGTTV; from the coding sequence GTGACTGCGGATCTCATCATCGCCCCCAGCATCCTCGCCGCCGACTTCGCCCGCCTGGCCGAGGAGGCGCGAGCGGTGCGCGGCGCGGCGGACTGGCTGCACGTGGACGTGATGGACAACCACTTCGTGCCCAACCTGACCATCGGGCCGCCGGTGGTGGAGAGCCTGCGCCGGGCCACCGACATCCCGTTCGACTGCCACCTGATGATCGAGGACCCGGTCCGCTGGGCGCCGGCGTACGCGGAGCTGGGGGCGTACAACGTCACCTTCCACGCGGAGGCGTGCGACGACCCGGTGGCGCTGGCCAAGGACCTGCGCGCGGCGGGCACGAAGGCCGGGCTCGCGATCGACCGGGACACCCCGATCGAGCCGTACCTGGAGCTGCTGCCGCACTTCGACACGCTGCTGGTGATGACCATCAAGGCGGGCTTCGGCGGGCAGGCGTTCATGCCGGAGCTGCTGGACAAGGTGCGGCTCGCCCGCCGTCACGCGAACGCGGGCCACCTGGACATCCGCATCGAGGTGGACGGCGGCATCGCCGACGCCACCATCGAGCAGGCGGCGCTGGCCGGGGCGGACGCGTTCGTCGCCGGGACGGCGGTGTACGGCGCCCACGATCCCGCGGAGGCCTGTCGTAAACTGCGTGCTCTGGCCGAGGCGGCACTCGTCCGGCAGGCCACATCGGACAGTGGGGGCACGACAGTTTGA
- the hisG gene encoding ATP phosphoribosyltransferase, translating into MLRIAVPNKGTLSKPASDMLREAGYRQRGDDRDLVCMDADNDVEFFYLRPRDIAVYVGSGDLDLGITGQDLLVDSGAPVTELLPLGFAPATFRFAAPPETVRDIPDLAGRRVATAYPGVVERFLIEHEIKADVVKLDGAVENAVRLGVADVIADVVATGGTLRQAGLVPIGEPILVSEAVLVGRPEGERNGAVAQLLRRLQGVLVARRYVMLAYDVRADRLESAVALTPGIESPTVSPLHREGWVAVQAMVQRTDVHRIMDELYDLGARAILVTDIHACRL; encoded by the coding sequence ATGCTGCGTATTGCCGTGCCCAACAAGGGCACCCTGTCCAAGCCCGCCTCCGACATGCTGCGGGAGGCGGGGTATCGCCAGCGCGGGGACGACCGTGACCTGGTCTGCATGGACGCCGACAACGACGTCGAGTTCTTCTATCTGCGGCCGCGGGACATCGCGGTGTACGTGGGCTCCGGCGACCTCGACCTCGGGATCACCGGGCAGGATCTGCTGGTGGACTCCGGGGCGCCGGTGACCGAGCTGCTGCCGCTGGGATTCGCGCCGGCCACGTTCCGGTTCGCCGCCCCGCCGGAGACGGTGCGGGACATCCCCGACCTGGCCGGGCGGCGCGTCGCCACGGCGTACCCCGGCGTGGTCGAGCGCTTCCTGATCGAGCACGAGATCAAGGCCGACGTGGTCAAGCTCGACGGCGCCGTGGAGAACGCGGTGCGGCTCGGGGTGGCCGACGTCATCGCCGACGTGGTCGCCACCGGCGGCACGCTGCGGCAGGCCGGGCTGGTGCCGATCGGGGAGCCGATCCTGGTCTCCGAGGCGGTGCTGGTCGGCCGGCCCGAGGGCGAGCGCAACGGCGCCGTGGCCCAGCTGCTGCGCCGCCTGCAGGGTGTGCTGGTGGCCCGCCGCTACGTGATGCTGGCCTACGACGTACGCGCCGACCGGCTGGAGAGCGCGGTCGCGCTGACCCCCGGCATCGAGTCGCCGACGGTGTCCCCGCTGCACCGCGAGGGCTGGGTCGCCGTGCAGGCGATGGTCCAGCGCACCGACGTGCACCGGATCATGGACGAGCTGTACGACCTCGGCGCCCGCGCCATCCTGGTCACCGACATCCACGCCTGCCGCCTGTAA
- a CDS encoding bifunctional 3,4-dihydroxy-2-butanone-4-phosphate synthase/GTP cyclohydrolase II, which translates to MMTLNTIEDAIAAIKAGKPVVVVDDEDRENEGDLIFAAELASQELVAFTVRYTSGYICVAITEDEADRLELPPMYYTNQDRRGTAYCVTVDAREGVSTGISAADRARTLRLLGDAHTKPTDLARPGHVVPLRAKSGGVLRRPGHTEAAVDLAVLAGLRPAGALCEMVNDDGTMMRLPDLQRFCAEHELVLVSIADLIAYRRRTEQLVTRVAEARLPTEFGEFTAVGYHATHDNAEHIAMVYGEIGDGQEVLVRVHSECLTGDVFGSVRCDCGPQLHAALRRVAEEGRGVVLYVRGHEGRGIGLLHKLQAYQLQDGGRDTVDANLDLGLPADARDYGTGAQILYDLGVRTMRLLTNNPAKRAGLEGYGLKVVGREALPIRPHPENLRYLRTKRDRMGHELDLSELDDLEGLS; encoded by the coding sequence CTGATGACCCTGAACACCATCGAGGACGCCATCGCGGCGATCAAGGCCGGCAAGCCGGTCGTCGTGGTCGACGACGAGGACCGCGAGAACGAGGGCGACCTCATCTTCGCCGCCGAGCTGGCCAGCCAGGAGCTGGTCGCGTTCACCGTGCGATACACCTCGGGCTACATCTGCGTGGCGATCACCGAGGACGAGGCGGACCGGCTGGAGCTGCCGCCCATGTACTACACCAACCAGGACCGGCGCGGCACCGCGTACTGCGTGACCGTCGACGCCCGCGAAGGGGTGTCCACCGGCATCTCCGCCGCCGACCGGGCCCGCACCCTGCGCCTGCTCGGCGACGCGCACACCAAGCCCACCGACCTGGCCCGGCCCGGTCACGTGGTGCCGCTGCGGGCCAAGTCCGGCGGCGTGCTGCGCCGTCCCGGCCATACCGAGGCCGCCGTGGACCTGGCCGTGCTGGCCGGGCTGCGCCCCGCCGGGGCGCTGTGCGAGATGGTCAACGACGACGGCACCATGATGCGCCTGCCCGACCTGCAGCGCTTCTGCGCCGAGCACGAGCTGGTGCTGGTCAGCATCGCCGACCTGATCGCCTACCGGCGGCGCACCGAGCAGCTGGTGACCCGGGTCGCCGAGGCCCGCCTGCCCACCGAGTTCGGCGAGTTCACCGCGGTCGGCTACCACGCCACGCACGACAACGCCGAGCACATCGCGATGGTGTACGGCGAGATCGGCGACGGCCAGGAGGTGCTGGTCCGGGTGCACTCGGAGTGCCTGACCGGCGACGTGTTCGGCTCGGTGCGCTGCGACTGCGGCCCGCAGCTGCACGCGGCGCTGCGCCGGGTGGCCGAGGAGGGCCGGGGCGTGGTGCTCTACGTGCGCGGTCACGAGGGCCGCGGCATCGGCCTGCTGCACAAGCTCCAGGCGTACCAGCTGCAGGACGGCGGCCGGGACACCGTCGACGCGAACCTCGACCTCGGCCTGCCCGCCGACGCCCGCGACTACGGCACCGGCGCGCAGATCCTCTACGACCTCGGCGTGCGCACCATGCGCCTGCTCACCAACAACCCGGCCAAGCGCGCCGGGCTGGAGGGGTACGGCCTGAAGGTGGTCGGCCGCGAGGCGCTGCCGATCCGCCCGCACCCGGAGAACCTGCGCTACCTGCGCACCAAGCGCGACCGGATGGGTCACGAGCTGGACCTGTCCGAGCTGGACGACCTGGAAGGGCTGAGCTGA
- the ribH gene encoding 6,7-dimethyl-8-ribityllumazine synthase — MAGHGAPELTTVDASGLSLGIVATRWHADLVEQMLDRAQAAAKACGVTDVQVAHVAGSVELPVVAQALARRHDAVVALGVVIRGDTAHFDYVCKSVTEGLTRVALDEGTPVAQGVLTVNTVEQARDRAGLPDSGEDKGWASVYAALDAAVTLRSLG, encoded by the coding sequence ATGGCCGGTCACGGCGCCCCCGAACTGACCACCGTGGACGCGTCCGGGCTGAGCCTGGGCATCGTCGCCACCCGCTGGCACGCCGACCTGGTCGAGCAGATGCTGGACCGGGCGCAGGCCGCCGCGAAGGCCTGCGGCGTCACCGACGTGCAGGTCGCGCACGTGGCCGGCTCGGTCGAGCTGCCCGTGGTGGCGCAGGCGCTGGCCCGCCGGCACGACGCGGTCGTGGCGCTGGGCGTGGTCATCCGCGGCGACACCGCCCACTTCGACTACGTGTGCAAGTCGGTGACCGAGGGCCTGACCCGGGTGGCGCTGGACGAGGGCACCCCCGTCGCCCAGGGCGTGCTCACGGTGAACACCGTCGAGCAGGCCCGGGACCGGGCCGGGCTGCCCGACTCCGGCGAGGACAAGGGCTGGGCCAGCGTCTACGCCGCGCTCGACGCCGCCGTCACGCTGCGCTCGCTCGGCTGA
- a CDS encoding riboflavin synthase: MFTGIVEELGEVVRVDWQGDGAVVTVRGPLVVSDANHGDSIAVNGVCLTVIETEGDTFRTEVMKETFDRSSLGSLAPGERVNLERAVTAATRLGGHIVQGHVDGVGTVTSKQPGGGWEDVRISLPAGLSRYIVEKGSITVDGISLTVVAVDDESFTVSLIPTTLELTTLGRKEPGALVNLEVDVIAKYVEKLVAAQRGAN, translated from the coding sequence GTGTTCACCGGCATCGTGGAAGAGCTCGGCGAGGTCGTGCGCGTCGACTGGCAGGGCGACGGCGCGGTGGTCACCGTGCGGGGGCCGCTGGTGGTCTCGGACGCCAATCACGGCGACTCCATCGCGGTCAACGGCGTCTGCCTGACCGTGATCGAGACCGAGGGCGACACCTTCCGGACCGAGGTCATGAAGGAGACCTTCGACCGCAGCTCGCTCGGCTCGCTGGCCCCCGGCGAGCGGGTGAACCTGGAGCGCGCGGTCACCGCCGCGACCCGGCTGGGCGGCCACATCGTGCAGGGCCACGTGGACGGCGTGGGCACGGTCACCTCGAAGCAGCCCGGCGGCGGCTGGGAGGATGTCCGGATCTCCCTCCCGGCGGGCCTGTCCCGGTACATCGTGGAGAAGGGCTCGATCACCGTCGACGGCATCTCGCTGACCGTGGTCGCGGTCGACGACGAGTCCTTCACGGTGAGCCTGATCCCGACCACCCTGGAGCTCACCACGCTCGGCCGCAAGGAGCCGGGCGCCCTGGTGAACCTGGAGGTCGACGTGATCGCCAAGTACGTCGAGAAGCTGGTCGCGGCGCAGCGGGGAGCGAACTGA
- a CDS encoding NADP-dependent oxidoreductase has product MSEHMLAVRQDSLGGPEVLHVAEVPRPSPGPTEVLVRVHAAGVNPVDWKVRRRGGTFGDPPFTVGWDVSGEVAAIGPGVTRFAVGDEVFGMPRFPMAAGAYAQYVTSPSRQLARKPAGLDHVHAAALPLAALTAWQALVDTARVTEGQRVLVHAAAGGVGHLAVQIAKARGAYVIGTARAEKHGLLRELGVDEPVDYTAVDFAQVVKDVDVVLDTVGGDYEDRSLRTLRPGGILVGILNAGSAAETAAKAAALGVRGTGMLVEPDHTGLEQIAALVEAGLLRPLVAATFPLAEADRAHELGETGRTTGKIVLTVPQD; this is encoded by the coding sequence ATGAGCGAACACATGCTGGCCGTACGCCAGGACAGCCTCGGCGGGCCCGAGGTGCTCCACGTGGCCGAGGTCCCCCGCCCCTCCCCCGGCCCGACGGAGGTGCTGGTGCGGGTGCACGCGGCCGGGGTGAACCCGGTGGACTGGAAGGTGCGCCGGCGCGGTGGCACGTTCGGCGACCCGCCGTTCACGGTGGGCTGGGACGTGTCGGGCGAGGTCGCGGCGATCGGCCCCGGGGTGACCCGGTTCGCGGTGGGCGACGAGGTGTTCGGCATGCCCCGCTTCCCGATGGCGGCGGGCGCGTACGCGCAGTACGTGACGTCACCGTCCCGGCAGCTCGCGCGCAAGCCCGCCGGGCTGGACCACGTGCACGCCGCCGCGCTGCCGCTGGCCGCGCTGACCGCCTGGCAGGCGCTGGTGGACACGGCGCGGGTCACCGAGGGGCAGCGGGTGCTGGTACACGCCGCGGCGGGCGGCGTCGGGCACCTGGCGGTGCAGATCGCCAAGGCGCGCGGGGCGTACGTCATCGGCACCGCCCGCGCCGAGAAGCACGGCCTGCTGCGCGAGCTGGGCGTGGACGAGCCGGTCGACTACACGGCGGTCGACTTCGCGCAGGTGGTCAAGGACGTGGACGTGGTGCTCGACACCGTCGGCGGCGACTACGAGGACCGCTCGCTGCGCACCCTGCGGCCCGGCGGCATCCTGGTCGGCATCCTCAACGCGGGCAGCGCGGCGGAGACGGCGGCCAAGGCGGCGGCGCTCGGGGTACGCGGGACGGGCATGCTGGTCGAGCCGGACCACACCGGCTTGGAGCAGATCGCCGCGCTGGTCGAGGCCGGCCTGCTGCGCCCGCTGGTGGCCGCGACGTTCCCGCTGGCCGAGGCGGACCGGGCCCACGAGCTGGGCGAGACCGGCCGCACCACCGGCAAGATCGTCCTCACCGTCCCGCAGGACTGA
- the ribD gene encoding bifunctional diaminohydroxyphosphoribosylaminopyrimidine deaminase/5-amino-6-(5-phosphoribosylamino)uracil reductase RibD: protein MGQQPAVSPAEDKAMARAIELAARGLGTTSPNPVVGCVLLDAAGQVVGEGFHVYAGGPHAEIVALAQAGEKARGGTAVVTLEPCNHTGRTGPCVQALIRAGVSRVVIAVEDPNPLAAGGEQTLRDAGVEVIIGVRRAEAEQGNIAWLTSVRRGRPYVIWKTASTLDGRAAASDGTSMWITSEAARMDVHRLRGTVDAIMVGVGTVLADDPRLTTRDLRTGSLAIRQPLRVVIDSDGQTPAEARVRDGAAPTLIATSALLGSDETGRVDLKAVLSELHHRGIRSVLLEGGPRLAGAFLGAGLVDLIVSYIAPKLLGDGPAALVGAGVTTITDAIDLEVLDVDRIGPDLRLTARPRASADSGNL from the coding sequence ATGGGGCAGCAACCCGCGGTCAGTCCGGCCGAGGACAAGGCGATGGCGCGGGCGATCGAGCTCGCCGCGCGGGGTCTCGGCACCACCAGCCCCAACCCGGTGGTGGGCTGCGTGCTGCTGGACGCCGCGGGCCAGGTCGTGGGCGAGGGCTTCCACGTGTACGCGGGCGGCCCGCACGCCGAGATCGTGGCGCTGGCCCAGGCCGGTGAGAAGGCCCGGGGCGGCACCGCCGTGGTCACGCTGGAGCCGTGCAACCACACCGGCCGCACCGGCCCGTGTGTGCAGGCGCTGATCCGGGCCGGGGTGTCCCGCGTGGTGATCGCGGTCGAGGACCCCAACCCGCTGGCCGCCGGTGGCGAGCAGACGCTGCGCGACGCGGGCGTCGAGGTGATCATCGGGGTGCGCCGGGCCGAGGCGGAGCAGGGCAACATCGCCTGGCTGACCTCCGTACGCCGGGGGCGGCCGTACGTGATCTGGAAGACCGCCTCGACCCTGGACGGCCGGGCCGCCGCCTCCGACGGCACCAGCATGTGGATCACGTCCGAGGCGGCCCGGATGGACGTGCACCGGCTGCGCGGCACCGTCGACGCGATCATGGTCGGCGTCGGCACCGTGCTCGCCGACGACCCCCGGCTCACCACCCGTGACCTGCGCACCGGCAGCCTGGCCATCCGGCAGCCGCTGCGCGTCGTGATCGACTCCGACGGGCAGACCCCTGCCGAGGCCCGCGTCCGGGACGGGGCCGCGCCGACCCTCATCGCCACCTCCGCGCTGCTCGGCAGCGACGAGACCGGCCGGGTGGATTTGAAGGCCGTGCTCAGCGAGCTGCACCACCGGGGCATCCGCAGCGTGCTGTTGGAGGGCGGCCCACGCCTGGCCGGTGCCTTCCTGGGGGCGGGTCTGGTCGATCTGATCGTCTCGTACATCGCGCCCAAGCTCCTGGGTGACGGCCCGGCGGCACTCGTCGGAGCCGGGGTGACAACCATCACCGACGCCATCGATCTGGAAGTGTTAGATGTTGACCGGATCGGGCCGGATCTGCGCCTGACCGCACGGCCGCGCGCGAGCGCGGACAGCGGCAACCTGTGA
- a CDS encoding PH domain-containing protein, with translation MSSEGQRVSFRPLRTRRVCIGAAVAVVVLFAVIGTALTEVGEGVFRKGDQFAMIALGVVFALGIMAVARPRVEADAAGIRVRNIIGGYELPWGAVRKIAFERNQPWLSLELENDDTVSVLAVQAVDRAHAVAAVQSLRSLHAAARAAEPVA, from the coding sequence GTGAGCAGCGAGGGACAGCGCGTCAGTTTCCGGCCCCTGCGTACGCGGCGGGTGTGCATCGGCGCCGCGGTGGCGGTGGTGGTGCTGTTCGCGGTGATCGGCACCGCGCTGACCGAGGTCGGCGAGGGCGTGTTCCGCAAGGGCGACCAGTTCGCCATGATCGCGCTCGGGGTGGTGTTCGCGCTGGGCATCATGGCGGTGGCCCGGCCCCGCGTGGAGGCCGACGCCGCGGGCATCCGGGTCCGCAACATCATCGGTGGGTACGAGCTGCCGTGGGGCGCTGTGCGCAAGATCGCATTCGAGCGCAACCAGCCGTGGCTGAGCTTGGAGCTGGAGAACGACGACACCGTGTCGGTGCTCGCCGTGCAGGCAGTGGACCGGGCGCACGCGGTCGCCGCGGTGCAGTCGCTGCGGTCGCTGCACGCCGCCGCCCGTGCCGCGGAACCGGTGGCCTGA
- a CDS encoding GerMN domain-containing protein: MSALRLRVLVPLALVALSAACTPTTPSPDPTGSAAPSASTAPATTAPGATTEPGGPTAGASGALAIYYLTEDHRGDPKLVREFHKLPVGDGSPAARTRAAVTEMLDGRTAYDPDYVSLWPASARVRGVSVSGDTVTVDLSGAAVNGEAGSFGAHQAVQQLVWTATAASGKPAVRIHLDGRQADELWGHVDTRDPQRRAPAVDVLLPVWLIDPQHGATVPRDFTLHVAGMVFEATMNYEIRKGTTVVKEGFITLSAGGPAQGEAKVPMSLAPGTYVIEVFDISENDGSRMFKDNHTVTVK, encoded by the coding sequence ATGTCTGCGCTGAGGCTCCGCGTGCTGGTCCCGCTCGCGCTCGTCGCGTTGTCGGCCGCCTGCACCCCCACCACACCCTCACCGGACCCCACGGGGTCAGCGGCGCCGTCGGCCTCGACGGCACCGGCCACCACGGCGCCCGGCGCCACCACCGAGCCGGGCGGCCCGACCGCCGGGGCGTCCGGCGCCCTGGCGATCTACTACCTGACCGAGGACCACCGCGGCGATCCCAAACTCGTGCGCGAGTTCCACAAGCTGCCGGTCGGCGACGGCTCGCCCGCGGCGCGCACCCGGGCCGCGGTCACCGAGATGCTCGACGGGCGCACCGCCTACGACCCGGACTACGTGAGCCTGTGGCCCGCGAGCGCCCGGGTGCGCGGGGTCAGCGTCAGCGGGGACACGGTCACCGTCGACCTGTCCGGCGCCGCCGTCAACGGCGAGGCGGGCTCGTTCGGCGCGCACCAGGCCGTGCAGCAGCTGGTCTGGACCGCGACGGCGGCCAGCGGCAAGCCCGCGGTGCGCATCCACCTGGACGGGCGGCAGGCCGACGAACTCTGGGGCCACGTCGACACCCGTGATCCGCAGCGGCGCGCCCCGGCGGTGGACGTGCTGCTGCCGGTGTGGCTGATCGACCCGCAGCACGGCGCGACCGTGCCGCGCGACTTCACGCTGCACGTGGCGGGCATGGTCTTCGAGGCCACCATGAACTACGAGATCCGCAAGGGCACGACCGTGGTGAAGGAGGGCTTCATCACCCTGTCGGCGGGCGGCCCGGCCCAGGGCGAGGCGAAGGTGCCGATGTCCCTGGCCCCGGGCACGTACGTGATCGAGGTGTTCGACATCTCCGAGAACGACGGCTCCCGGATGTTCAAGGACAACCACACGGTCACCGTGAAGTGA